A genomic segment from Bosea sp. OAE506 encodes:
- the radA gene encoding DNA repair protein RadA translates to MAKRGPTYTCQACGAVYHRWQGKCDACGTWSSLSEEAQAAPVPGARGASGGRARGRVFALEGLKGETQDAPRIVSGIGELDRVTGGGFVPGSVLLIGGDPGIGKSTLLMQACAALASAGRRVVYVSGEESTGQVRLRAERMGLSEAPVELAAETNVEDIVATLSQGSRPALVVIDSIQTMWSGEVESAPGTVTQVRGSAQALIRYAKTSGTCMILVGHVTKDGQIAGPRVVEHMVDAVLSFEGEGAHAFRILRGQKNRFGATDEIGVFEMTGKGLSEVSNPSALFLAGRDQAAPGAAVFAGIEGTRPVLVEIQALVAPTSLGTPRRAVVGWENSRLSMVLAVLETHGGLRLGQHDVYLNVAGGLRVNEPAADLAVAAALVSSLTGAILPSESVYFGEIALSGAIRPVSVAAARLREASKLGFEAALMPSGGADAGDGGGLSLRRFGHVTELVADIAARAPRRDVK, encoded by the coding sequence ATGGCCAAGCGCGGCCCCACCTATACCTGCCAGGCCTGCGGCGCGGTCTACCACCGCTGGCAGGGCAAGTGCGATGCCTGCGGCACCTGGTCGTCGCTGTCGGAGGAGGCGCAGGCCGCGCCCGTCCCCGGTGCACGCGGGGCGTCGGGCGGCCGGGCGCGGGGCCGCGTCTTCGCGCTGGAAGGGCTCAAGGGCGAAACGCAGGACGCGCCACGCATCGTCTCCGGCATCGGCGAACTCGACCGGGTTACGGGTGGCGGCTTCGTGCCGGGCTCCGTGCTGCTGATCGGCGGCGACCCCGGCATCGGCAAGTCGACGCTGCTGATGCAGGCCTGCGCCGCCCTCGCCTCAGCGGGCCGTCGCGTCGTCTATGTCTCGGGCGAGGAATCGACCGGACAGGTCCGACTACGCGCCGAGCGGATGGGATTGTCGGAAGCGCCGGTCGAGCTCGCCGCCGAGACCAATGTCGAGGATATCGTCGCGACGCTCAGCCAGGGATCGCGTCCGGCGCTGGTGGTAATCGATTCGATCCAGACGATGTGGTCCGGCGAGGTCGAGAGCGCGCCGGGCACGGTCACGCAGGTGCGCGGTTCGGCGCAGGCGCTGATCCGCTACGCCAAGACCAGCGGCACCTGCATGATCCTGGTCGGGCACGTCACCAAGGACGGGCAGATCGCCGGGCCGCGCGTGGTCGAGCACATGGTCGACGCCGTGCTCTCCTTCGAGGGCGAAGGCGCCCATGCCTTCCGCATCCTGCGCGGCCAGAAGAACCGCTTCGGCGCCACCGACGAGATCGGCGTCTTCGAGATGACCGGCAAGGGTCTGTCGGAGGTCTCGAACCCGTCCGCGCTCTTTCTGGCCGGACGCGACCAGGCGGCGCCTGGCGCTGCGGTCTTCGCGGGCATCGAGGGCACACGACCGGTGCTCGTCGAGATTCAGGCTTTGGTGGCGCCGACTTCGCTCGGCACGCCGCGGCGCGCCGTGGTCGGCTGGGAGAACAGCCGCCTGTCGATGGTGCTGGCCGTGCTCGAGACGCATGGCGGGCTGCGGCTGGGGCAGCATGACGTCTATCTCAACGTCGCGGGTGGCCTGCGGGTCAACGAGCCGGCCGCCGATCTCGCGGTCGCGGCGGCGCTCGTCTCCTCGCTGACCGGCGCGATCCTGCCGTCCGAATCGGTCTATTTCGGCGAGATCGCCCTGTCAGGGGCGATCCGGCCGGTTTCGGTCGCCGCAGCGCGGTTGCGCGAGGCGTCCAAGCTCGGTTTCGAGGCGGCGCTGATGCCGTCGGGCGGCGCCGATGCGGGCGATGGCGGTGGTCTCTCGCTGCGGCGCTTCGGCCATGTCACGGAACTCGTTGCCGATATCGCCGCGCGCGCACCTCGCCGGGATGTGAAATGA
- a CDS encoding CvpA family protein encodes MPVTILDLVVIGVVLISALLAAVRGLTREVLAIASWAAAAAVAWIFHPQLLPIMKQYIPNDTIALIAAIASLFLVTLIVVSLVTARISDFVLDSRIGALDRTLGFVFGAGRGLLLAVIGYLFFAALVGAEKMPPWARDAKAKPMLEETGRSLITMLPQDVNADFLKTLLKPKSGPEPTEAPAEEPRQPATPGTEPQRRTEVPNATDRQALQRAIDGTRGASPAPTRP; translated from the coding sequence ATGCCTGTGACCATTCTCGATCTCGTCGTCATCGGCGTGGTTCTGATCTCGGCTTTGCTGGCGGCGGTGCGCGGCCTGACGCGCGAGGTGCTCGCCATCGCGTCCTGGGCCGCGGCGGCTGCCGTTGCGTGGATCTTCCATCCGCAGCTGCTGCCGATCATGAAGCAGTACATTCCCAACGACACGATCGCGCTGATCGCGGCGATCGCCTCGCTGTTCCTGGTGACGCTGATCGTCGTCTCGCTGGTGACGGCGCGAATTTCGGATTTCGTGCTCGATTCGCGCATCGGCGCGCTCGACCGCACGCTGGGCTTCGTCTTCGGCGCAGGCCGCGGGCTGCTGCTGGCCGTGATCGGCTATCTGTTCTTCGCGGCGCTCGTCGGCGCCGAGAAGATGCCGCCCTGGGCACGCGATGCCAAGGCCAAGCCCATGCTCGAGGAGACGGGCCGCTCGCTGATCACGATGCTGCCGCAGGACGTCAACGCCGATTTCCTGAAGACGCTGCTCAAGCCGAAATCGGGACCGGAGCCGACGGAGGCGCCGGCCGAGGAGCCGCGCCAGCCGGCTACCCCCGGCACGGAGCCGCAGCGGCGCACCGAGGTGCCGAACGCGACCGACCGCCAGGCCCTGCAGCGCGCCATAGACGGCACGCGGGGCGCCTCGCCCGCCCCAACTCGTCCGTAA
- a CDS encoding SDR family NAD(P)-dependent oxidoreductase produces the protein MTQPLSGRVALVTGASRGIGRAAALAFARAGAHVVALARTSGALEELDDEIRAEGGSATLVPLDLGDAPAVEKLGPALLQRWGKLDILMANAGILGPLSPLTHASPKEWAKVFDTNVTANWRLLKSVEPALQASDAGRVILMSSGAAHKCLAYWGPYSISKAAVEAMGRTYAAETATTPIKVMLVNPGPLRTRMRAEAMPGEDPLTLKTPEELAPHLVAIASPDWAQSGKIFDFPQGKVLSPQMPG, from the coding sequence ATGACCCAACCTCTCTCAGGGCGCGTCGCGCTCGTCACCGGCGCCTCGCGCGGGATCGGCCGGGCCGCTGCGCTCGCCTTCGCCAGAGCCGGAGCCCATGTCGTCGCGCTGGCGCGCACCAGCGGCGCGCTGGAGGAATTGGACGACGAGATCCGGGCCGAGGGCGGCAGCGCCACGCTGGTCCCGCTCGATCTCGGCGATGCGCCTGCGGTCGAGAAGCTCGGCCCGGCCCTGCTCCAGCGCTGGGGCAAGCTCGACATCCTCATGGCCAATGCCGGCATCCTCGGCCCGCTCTCGCCGCTGACCCATGCCTCCCCGAAGGAATGGGCCAAGGTGTTCGACACCAATGTCACGGCCAATTGGCGGCTGCTGAAATCGGTCGAGCCCGCGCTCCAGGCGTCCGATGCAGGGCGCGTAATCCTGATGTCCTCGGGCGCGGCCCACAAATGCCTTGCCTATTGGGGCCCCTATTCCATCTCCAAGGCGGCCGTCGAGGCGATGGGGCGGACCTATGCGGCCGAGACGGCGACGACGCCGATCAAGGTCATGCTGGTCAATCCGGGGCCGCTGCGCACGCGCATGCGCGCCGAGGCGATGCCGGGTGAGGACCCACTGACGCTGAAGACGCCGGAGGAGCTGGCGCCGCATCTGGTCGCCATCGCCTCGCCGGACTGGGCGCAGAGCGGCAAGATCTTCGACTTCCCGCAGGGCAAGGTGCTCAGCCCGCAGATGCCGGGCTGA
- a CDS encoding replicative DNA helicase: MATATALVTRLETREAEYRVQPHNIEAEQALLGAILVNNDAFYRVSDFLLPDHFFEPIHQRVFELTASLIRAGKIATPITLKTFVGELDLGGITASQYLARLAAEATTVINAGDYGRTIYELAIRRQLIGVGEDLVNVAYDAPVDMPPREQIEEAERKLYELAEKGRYEGGFQKFDAALYTAIDMAANAYQRAGGLSGISTGLRDLDQRMGGLQSSDLIVLAGRPAMGKTSLATNIAFNMAKAWRGERQTDGTIKTVDGAIVAFFSLEMSADQLATRIVAEQSGISSYKIRQGRITEAEFARLTDVAAQIEKLPLYIDQTGGISIAQLVARARRLKRQKGLDALFIDYLQLLSGSNKNGQNRVQELTEITTSLKALAKELAVPIVALSQLSRQVESRDDKRPQLSDLRESGSIEQDADVVMFVYRDEYYLKGKEPRPGTEEHNKWQIEMEAAHGVAELIIGKQRHGPTGAIALQFDAEVTRFSDRADELRLPDRE, from the coding sequence ATGGCCACAGCAACCGCCCTCGTTACCCGCCTCGAAACCCGCGAGGCCGAATACCGCGTCCAGCCGCACAATATCGAGGCGGAGCAGGCGCTGCTCGGGGCGATCCTGGTCAACAACGACGCGTTCTACCGCGTCTCGGATTTCCTGCTGCCGGACCATTTCTTCGAGCCGATCCACCAGCGCGTCTTCGAGCTGACGGCGAGCCTGATCCGGGCCGGCAAGATCGCGACGCCGATCACGCTCAAGACCTTCGTCGGCGAGCTTGATCTCGGCGGCATCACGGCCTCGCAATATCTGGCGCGCCTCGCCGCGGAGGCGACGACCGTCATCAATGCCGGCGATTATGGCCGCACGATCTATGAGCTGGCGATCCGACGGCAGCTGATCGGCGTCGGCGAGGATCTGGTCAACGTCGCCTATGACGCCCCGGTCGACATGCCGCCGCGCGAGCAGATCGAGGAGGCCGAGCGCAAGCTCTACGAGCTCGCCGAGAAAGGCCGCTATGAGGGCGGCTTCCAGAAGTTCGACGCCGCGCTCTACACCGCCATCGACATGGCTGCGAACGCCTATCAGCGGGCCGGCGGCCTCTCGGGTATTTCGACGGGCCTGCGCGACCTCGACCAGCGCATGGGGGGCCTGCAGTCTTCCGACCTGATCGTGCTCGCCGGCCGCCCCGCCATGGGCAAGACCTCGCTCGCGACCAATATCGCTTTCAACATGGCAAAGGCTTGGCGCGGCGAACGCCAAACCGACGGTACGATCAAGACGGTCGATGGCGCTATCGTCGCCTTCTTCTCGCTCGAAATGTCGGCCGACCAGCTCGCGACGCGTATCGTGGCCGAGCAGTCGGGCATCTCGTCTTACAAGATCAGGCAGGGCCGCATCACCGAGGCCGAGTTCGCGAGGCTGACCGATGTCGCCGCGCAGATCGAAAAACTGCCGCTCTATATCGACCAGACCGGCGGCATCTCGATCGCCCAGCTCGTCGCCCGCGCCCGCAGGCTCAAACGCCAGAAGGGCCTCGACGCCCTGTTCATCGACTATCTCCAGCTGCTCTCGGGCTCGAACAAGAACGGCCAGAACCGCGTGCAGGAGCTGACGGAGATCACCACCAGCCTGAAAGCGCTCGCCAAGGAGCTGGCGGTGCCGATCGTGGCGCTCTCGCAGCTCTCGCGCCAGGTCGAAAGCCGCGACGACAAGCGCCCGCAGCTCTCGGACCTGCGCGAATCCGGCTCGATCGAGCAGGACGCCGACGTGGTGATGTTCGTCTATCGCGACGAGTACTACCTCAAGGGCAAGGAGCCGCGCCCCGGCACCGAAGAACACAATAAGTGGCAGATCGAGATGGAGGCCGCCCATGGCGTCGCCGAGCTCATCATCGGCAAGCAGCGCCACGGCCCGACCGGGGCGATCGCGCTGCAGTTCGACGCCGAGGTGACGCGCTTCTCCGACCGCGCCGACGAACTGAGGCTGCCCGACCGCGAATGA
- the rpsR gene encoding 30S ribosomal protein S18: MSTASAGARRPFFRRRKSCPFSGEGAPKIDYKDVRLLSRYISERGKIVPSRITAVSAKKQRELAQAIKRARFLGLLPYVIR, encoded by the coding sequence ATGTCGACTGCATCCGCCGGCGCCCGCCGCCCCTTCTTCCGTCGCCGCAAGTCCTGCCCCTTCTCGGGCGAAGGCGCTCCGAAGATCGACTACAAGGATGTGCGCCTGCTCTCGCGCTACATCTCCGAGCGCGGCAAGATCGTGCCGTCGCGCATCACGGCCGTCTCGGCCAAGAAGCAGCGCGAACTCGCCCAGGCGATCAAGCGCGCCCGCTTCCTCGGCCTGCTGCCCTACGTGATCCGCTGA
- a CDS encoding DUF2232 domain-containing protein — translation MIPAVGIGAGLVAALLFSVVITGSPLAVLLYSAAPLPIFIAALGWNHRAGLFACAAGALAVSLGLSLPAGFAFACIIALPAWWIAYLALLARSDESGAVEWYPLGHLMIWIAGTATLASVASALVMTTDFETYRAVIGRIVDNLLAEMVRSRMLTLPQGTTVAELSANITPLLVRAVPLGIAASVVTTITANLWLAGKAVQFSGRLPRPWPFIPATTLPRTALPLLAAGLVTALLDGFVGLAGASLVGALLAAFMFTGLCLLHDLSRGQAWRTPMLISVYVALIVMQAVLTPLLALAGMLDTLLGLRKRAAMPPPPPQA, via the coding sequence ATGATTCCGGCCGTCGGCATCGGCGCGGGCCTCGTAGCGGCCCTGCTCTTTTCAGTGGTGATCACCGGATCGCCGCTGGCCGTCCTGCTGTATTCGGCCGCGCCCCTTCCGATCTTCATCGCCGCCCTGGGCTGGAACCATCGCGCCGGGCTGTTCGCCTGCGCCGCTGGCGCGCTCGCCGTCTCGCTGGGGCTGAGCCTGCCGGCCGGCTTCGCCTTCGCCTGCATCATCGCGCTGCCGGCTTGGTGGATTGCCTATCTCGCGCTGCTGGCGCGCTCCGACGAGAGCGGCGCGGTCGAATGGTATCCGCTCGGCCATCTGATGATCTGGATCGCCGGCACGGCGACGCTGGCCAGCGTCGCCAGCGCGCTGGTGATGACCACGGATTTCGAGACCTATCGCGCCGTGATCGGCCGCATCGTCGACAATCTGCTGGCCGAGATGGTGCGTAGCCGGATGCTCACCCTGCCGCAGGGCACGACGGTCGCCGAGCTCTCCGCCAACATCACGCCGCTGCTGGTGCGCGCCGTGCCGCTCGGCATCGCCGCCTCGGTCGTGACCACCATCACCGCCAATCTCTGGCTGGCGGGCAAGGCGGTTCAGTTCTCCGGCCGCCTGCCGCGCCCCTGGCCCTTCATTCCCGCCACAACGCTGCCGCGCACGGCGCTGCCGCTGCTGGCAGCGGGGCTGGTGACGGCCCTGCTCGATGGCTTCGTCGGCCTCGCCGGCGCCTCGCTGGTCGGCGCGCTGCTCGCCGCCTTCATGTTCACCGGGCTGTGCCTGCTGCACGACCTCTCGCGCGGTCAGGCCTGGCGGACGCCCATGCTGATCAGCGTCTATGTCGCGCTGATCGTGATGCAGGCCGTGCTGACGCCGCTTCTGGCGCTCGCCGGCATGCTCGACACCCTTCTCGGACTGCGCAAGCGGGCCGCGATGCCTCCCCCGCCACCCCAGGCCTGA
- the fabD gene encoding ACP S-malonyltransferase, with product MTTAFIFPGQGSQAVGMGKTLADAFPVARAVFDEVDAALSQKLSTLMWEGPSEELTLTANAQPALMAVSLAVVRVLEAEAGLDLKRDAAFVAGHSLGEYSALAAAGTFSIADAARLLRIRGDAMQKAVPAGQGAMAALLGADLDLARAIAVDAAQGEVCEAANDNGGGQVVLSGAKAAIDRAILLAGERGVRRAMLLPVSAPFHCSLMQPAAEAMRAALAEVAMQAPVVPVMANVGAAPLSDVASIRDSLVAQVTGTVRWRECVEAMSAAGVDRLVELGSGKVLAGLVKRIAPTATPLSVGTADDVAAYKP from the coding sequence ATGACGACTGCGTTCATCTTCCCCGGCCAGGGCTCCCAGGCCGTCGGCATGGGCAAGACCCTGGCCGATGCTTTCCCCGTCGCCCGCGCCGTGTTCGACGAGGTCGATGCCGCTCTCTCCCAGAAGCTCTCGACGCTGATGTGGGAGGGGCCCTCGGAAGAGCTCACCCTGACGGCCAACGCGCAGCCGGCGCTGATGGCGGTCAGCCTCGCGGTGGTCCGGGTTCTGGAGGCCGAGGCCGGTCTCGATCTCAAGCGCGATGCCGCCTTCGTCGCGGGGCATTCCCTCGGCGAATATTCGGCGCTCGCCGCCGCCGGCACCTTCAGCATCGCCGATGCCGCGCGCCTGCTGCGAATCCGCGGCGACGCGATGCAGAAGGCCGTGCCAGCCGGGCAGGGGGCGATGGCCGCGCTGCTGGGGGCCGATCTCGACCTGGCGCGTGCCATCGCGGTCGATGCGGCCCAGGGCGAGGTCTGCGAGGCCGCCAACGACAATGGCGGCGGGCAGGTGGTGCTTTCGGGCGCGAAGGCTGCAATCGATCGTGCCATCCTGCTCGCCGGTGAACGCGGTGTCCGCCGCGCCATGCTCCTGCCGGTTTCGGCGCCCTTCCATTGCTCCCTGATGCAGCCGGCGGCAGAGGCGATGCGCGCGGCGCTGGCGGAGGTCGCGATGCAGGCTCCGGTCGTGCCCGTCATGGCCAATGTCGGCGCCGCCCCGCTGTCCGACGTGGCCTCGATCCGCGACTCGCTGGTGGCGCAGGTCACCGGCACGGTGCGCTGGCGCGAATGCGTCGAGGCGATGTCGGCAGCGGGCGTCGACCGCTTGGTCGAGCTCGGCAGCGGCAAGGTGCTGGCCGGGTTGGTGAAGCGCATTGCGCCCACCGCCACGCCGCTCTCGGTGGGAACCGCCGACGACGTGGCTGCATACAAGCCCTGA
- the purF gene encoding amidophosphoribosyltransferase produces MVAESSTKASASEAAFDPYADRLREECGVFGIFGHADAAALTALGLHALQHRGQEAAGIVTFDGGRFHSERRLGLVGDAFSEAAVIDKLKGQQAVGHVRYSTTGETILRNVQPLFAELHGGGFAVAHNGNLTNGLTLRRNLVRDGAIYQSTSDTEVLLHLVARSRKPRFIERFVEAIRQIEGAYAFVGITNKKLIGARDPLGIRPLVLGELDGAPILTSETCALDIIGARFIREIENGEVVVISESGIESHKPFPAVQERPCIFEYIYFARPDSIVKGRSIYERRKAMGAQLAFEAPANADVIVPVPDSGVPAALGFAQASGIPFELGIIRNHYVGRTFIEPTQKVRELGVKLKHSANRSVVEGKSIVLVDDSIVRGTTSFKIVKMMREAGAREVHFRISSPPITHPDYYGIDTPDREKLLAATHSLEEMREFVGADSLAFISVDGLYRAMGHERRDPVRPQFTDHCFTGDYPTSLTDVIGESAKQQISLLAEAG; encoded by the coding sequence ATGGTCGCAGAATCCTCGACGAAGGCCTCCGCGAGCGAGGCCGCCTTCGACCCCTATGCCGACCGGCTGCGCGAGGAATGCGGCGTCTTCGGCATCTTCGGCCATGCCGATGCGGCGGCGCTGACCGCGCTCGGCCTGCACGCGCTCCAGCATCGCGGCCAGGAGGCGGCGGGCATCGTCACCTTCGACGGCGGACGCTTCCATTCCGAGCGCCGTCTCGGCCTCGTCGGCGACGCGTTCTCGGAAGCGGCGGTGATCGACAAGCTCAAGGGCCAGCAGGCCGTCGGCCATGTCCGCTATTCGACGACCGGCGAGACCATCCTGCGCAACGTCCAGCCGCTCTTCGCGGAGCTGCATGGCGGCGGCTTCGCGGTCGCCCATAACGGCAACCTGACCAACGGGCTGACGCTGCGACGCAACCTCGTGCGCGACGGCGCGATCTACCAGTCGACCTCCGACACCGAGGTGCTGCTGCATCTCGTGGCGCGCAGCCGCAAGCCGCGCTTCATCGAGCGCTTCGTCGAGGCGATCCGCCAGATCGAGGGCGCCTATGCCTTCGTCGGCATTACCAACAAGAAGCTGATCGGCGCGCGCGACCCGCTCGGCATCCGCCCGCTGGTGCTGGGCGAGCTCGACGGCGCCCCGATCCTGACCTCGGAGACCTGTGCGCTCGACATCATCGGCGCGCGCTTCATCCGCGAGATCGAGAATGGCGAAGTCGTCGTCATCTCGGAGAGCGGCATCGAGAGCCACAAGCCCTTCCCGGCCGTGCAGGAACGCCCCTGCATCTTCGAGTACATCTATTTCGCCCGCCCCGACTCGATCGTGAAGGGCCGCAGCATCTACGAGCGCCGCAAGGCGATGGGCGCGCAGCTCGCGTTCGAGGCCCCGGCGAATGCCGACGTCATCGTGCCCGTGCCGGATTCCGGCGTACCGGCGGCGCTGGGCTTCGCGCAGGCGAGCGGCATCCCGTTCGAGCTCGGCATCATCCGCAACCACTATGTCGGCCGGACCTTCATCGAGCCGACGCAGAAGGTGCGCGAGCTCGGCGTGAAGCTGAAGCATTCGGCCAACCGCTCGGTCGTCGAGGGCAAGAGCATCGTGCTCGTCGACGACTCGATCGTGCGCGGCACGACCTCGTTCAAGATCGTGAAGATGATGCGCGAAGCCGGGGCGCGCGAGGTGCATTTCCGCATCTCCTCGCCGCCGATCACCCATCCCGACTATTACGGCATCGACACGCCCGACCGCGAGAAGCTGCTGGCAGCGACGCATTCCCTCGAGGAGATGCGCGAGTTCGTCGGCGCCGATTCGCTGGCCTTCATCTCGGTCGACGGGCTCTACCGCGCCATGGGCCATGAGCGGCGCGACCCGGTCCGGCCGCAGTTCACCGATCACTGCTTCACCGGCGATTATCCGACCTCGCTGACCGACGTGATCGGCGAGAGCGCCAAGCAGCAGATCTCTCTGCTGGCCGAGGCCGGCTGA
- the alr gene encoding alanine racemase — protein MSAFDTPDAEIRGTLLTLDLGALVANWRMLGARAGTEAGAVVKADAYGIGIEPAVTALSRAGCRSFFVAHLSEAIRARAVASEATIYVLNGLLPGQGGAYAQHALSPVLGSAEELQEWAAFRQANPAVRPAALHVDTAMNRLGFAPGEALALAREGADTVRAAGIGLLMSHFAASEDEADPANARQIAAFAEITAAFPELPASLMNSSGHFLKGCPAYRLTRPGYALYGGNPTPDRANPMQPVVSLQSRIIQLRVVEAETQVGYNGRWTAKRRSRLATICLGYADGYPRNASGTDTVPGGTALVGGVPCPFVGSVSMDLIILDVTDAPDNASRRGEWVTLIGGALDLETVGAGAKTIGYEILTSLGRRHTRRHVGI, from the coding sequence ATGAGCGCATTCGATACGCCCGACGCCGAAATCCGCGGCACCCTGCTGACCCTCGATCTCGGGGCGCTCGTCGCCAATTGGCGCATGCTCGGCGCGCGCGCCGGCACGGAGGCCGGCGCCGTGGTCAAGGCGGACGCCTATGGCATCGGCATCGAGCCCGCCGTCACCGCGCTGTCGCGCGCGGGCTGCCGCAGCTTCTTCGTCGCCCATCTCTCGGAGGCGATCCGCGCGCGCGCCGTCGCCTCCGAGGCGACGATCTACGTCCTCAACGGCCTCCTGCCCGGCCAGGGCGGCGCCTATGCCCAACACGCCCTGTCGCCGGTCCTAGGTTCGGCCGAGGAGCTGCAGGAATGGGCCGCGTTCCGGCAGGCGAATCCCGCGGTCCGGCCGGCAGCGCTGCATGTCGACACCGCGATGAACCGGCTGGGCTTTGCGCCAGGCGAGGCCCTGGCGCTCGCCCGGGAGGGGGCGGACACGGTCCGCGCTGCGGGGATCGGGCTGCTGATGAGCCATTTTGCGGCGTCCGAAGACGAAGCCGACCCAGCCAATGCGCGGCAGATCGCGGCCTTCGCCGAGATCACAGCCGCATTCCCCGAACTGCCGGCGTCGCTGATGAACTCGTCGGGGCATTTCCTGAAGGGCTGCCCGGCCTATCGGCTGACGCGGCCGGGCTATGCGCTCTATGGCGGCAACCCGACGCCGGATCGGGCCAACCCGATGCAGCCCGTCGTGTCGCTGCAGTCGCGGATCATCCAGCTCCGCGTCGTCGAGGCCGAAACGCAGGTCGGCTACAATGGCCGCTGGACGGCGAAACGCCGCAGCCGTCTCGCCACGATCTGCCTCGGCTATGCCGACGGCTATCCGCGCAACGCCAGCGGTACCGATACGGTCCCGGGCGGCACGGCGCTGGTCGGCGGCGTCCCCTGCCCCTTTGTCGGCTCCGTCTCGATGGACCTGATCATCCTCGACGTCACCGACGCCCCGGACAACGCTTCGCGCCGCGGCGAATGGGTCACGCTGATCGGCGGCGCGCTCGATCTGGAAACGGTCGGCGCGGGCGCGAAGACCATCGGCTACGAGATCCTGACCAGCCTTGGCCGGCGCCATACGCGGCGCCATGTCGGGATCTAG
- the rplI gene encoding 50S ribosomal protein L9 yields MEVILLERVAKLGQMGDVVRVRDGFGRNYLLARGKALRATEDNKKRFESQKIELETRNLELKSEAESVAETLNGLSVVMLRQSGESGVLYGSVSTRDIADALTSEGFHVSRSQITLNAPIKTLGLHTVPVVLHPEVSVTVTVNVARSAEEAERQVRGENVTAREEFDLDDLGLEVGAALAEAGEDDR; encoded by the coding sequence ATGGAAGTGATCCTGCTCGAACGCGTCGCCAAGCTCGGCCAGATGGGCGACGTCGTGCGCGTCCGCGATGGCTTCGGCCGCAACTACCTGCTCGCCCGCGGCAAGGCCCTGCGCGCCACCGAGGACAACAAGAAGCGCTTCGAGAGCCAGAAGATCGAGCTCGAGACCCGCAACCTCGAGCTGAAGTCCGAGGCCGAGTCGGTCGCCGAGACCCTGAACGGTCTGAGCGTCGTCATGCTGCGCCAGTCGGGCGAGTCGGGCGTGCTCTACGGCTCGGTTTCGACCCGCGACATCGCCGATGCGCTGACGTCCGAGGGCTTCCATGTCTCGCGCAGCCAGATCACGCTGAACGCGCCGATCAAGACGCTCGGCCTGCACACCGTCCCGGTCGTGCTGCATCCGGAGGTTTCGGTCACGGTCACCGTGAACGTCGCCCGTTCGGCCGAGGAAGCCGAGCGCCAGGTCCGCGGCGAGAACGTCACGGCTCGCGAGGAGTTCGACCTCGACGACCTCGGCCTCGAGGTCGGTGCGGCGCTGGCGGAAGCCGGCGAGGACGACCGCTGA
- the rpsF gene encoding 30S ribosomal protein S6, with protein MALYEHVLLARQDVSAQQVEALVETFKGIIEANGGSVPKVEYWGVKSLGYRIKKNRKAHYSLLNIDAPAAAVAEMERQMRINEDVLRFLTVRVEELEEGQSAMLQKRDRDDRGDRGDRFDRPGGGDRFDRGPRRDRPRRDDEAAPETTGAEA; from the coding sequence ATGGCATTGTACGAGCATGTCCTGCTCGCGCGACAAGACGTCAGCGCGCAGCAGGTCGAGGCCCTTGTCGAGACGTTCAAGGGCATCATCGAGGCGAATGGCGGCTCGGTCCCCAAGGTCGAGTACTGGGGCGTGAAGTCGCTGGGCTATCGCATCAAGAAGAACCGCAAGGCGCATTACTCGCTGCTCAACATCGACGCTCCCGCCGCGGCGGTCGCCGAGATGGAGCGCCAGATGCGCATCAACGAAGACGTTCTGCGCTTCCTGACGGTGCGCGTCGAAGAGCTCGAGGAAGGCCAGTCGGCCATGCTTCAGAAGCGCGACCGCGACGACCGTGGTGATCGTGGCGACCGCTTCGACCGTCCCGGCGGCGGCGACCGCTTCGACCGCGGCCCGCGTCGTGACCGTCCGCGTCGCGACGACGAAGCTGCTCCTGAAACGACCGGCGCGGAGGCCTGA